In Malus sylvestris chromosome 15, drMalSylv7.2, whole genome shotgun sequence, a single genomic region encodes these proteins:
- the LOC126605497 gene encoding uncharacterized protein LOC126605497, with amino-acid sequence MSFTCLQLLVNSPPRPRLALYIAAASFPKTPAILSLPIISRRHFPISNNSPVNPQNFSSHQSRLGVYNSDATLQPNDAVSGAFNLDYFLSIAEFLCIASSAVVSIGFAVNCAVLSLKKTSLVAMGNWVLASGAVALVMAVGIGAWIRRRQWRRMCRESVKGGMELNLFERIEKLEEDLRSSTTIIRVLSRQLEKLGIRFRVTRKALKEPIAETAALAQKNSEATRALAAQEDILEKELGEIQKVLLAMQEQQEKQLELILAIATSGKLRESRQVRDQEQSTTIVPNSSEEDLKQKEAHQI; translated from the exons ATgtcattcacttgcctccagcTATTAGTAAATTCACCTCCGCGACCTCGACTCGCCCTCTACATCGCCGCCGCATCTTTCCCCAAAACCCCAgccattctctctctcccaaTCATCAGTCGCAGGCATTTCCCAATCTCAAACAACAGTCCTGTAAATCCCCAAAATTTCAGCTCCCATCAATCTCGTCTTGGAGTGTACAACTCCGATGCAACTCTGCAACCAAATGACGCCGTCAGTGGTGCTTTCAATTTGGACTATTTCTTGTCGATTGCGGAGTTTTTGTGCATTGCGTCGTCGGCGGTTGTTTCTATTGGTTTCGCGGTCAATTGCGCGGTTTTGAGCTTAAAGAAGACGTCTTTAGTGGCAATGGGGAACTGGGTTTTGGCGTCTGGGGCTGTGGCGTTGGTAATGGCCGTAGGGATCGGGGCGTGGATTCGGCGGCGGCAGTGGAGGCGAATGTGCAGGGAGTCGGTGAAGGGTGGGATGGAGTTGAATTTGTTTGAGAGAATTGAGAAATTGGAAGAGGATTTGCGGAGCTCGACTACAATCATTCGGGTTTTGTCAAGGCAGCTCGAGAAATTGGGGATAAGATTTCGGGTTACCCGTAAGGCTTTGAAAGAGCCCATTGCTGAG ACTGCAGCTTTGGCTCAAAAGAATTCTGAGGCCACTCGAGCATTAGCAGCACAAGAAGACATTTTGGAAAAGGAGCTTGGAGAAATTCAAAAAGTTTTGCTGGCAATGCAG GAGCAGCAGGAAAAACAACTTGAGCTAATTCTTGCAATTGCGACTTCTGGGAAGCTACGGGAAAGTAGACAGGTACGCGACCAGGAACAAAGTACCACTATAGTACCTAATTCAAGTGAGGAGGATTTAAAACAGAAGGAAGCCCACCAAATATAG